Proteins from a genomic interval of Bradyrhizobium sp. G127:
- a CDS encoding efflux RND transporter permease subunit, whose amino-acid sequence MSVSEPFIHRPIATSLLGVALLIGGALGYWFLPVSALPQVDFPTVQVTTQLPGASPDVAASLVTAPLERQLGQIPSLVSMNSVSSFGVSQISLQFDLNRDIDGATQDVQAAINAAAGVLPKNLPYPPTYAKVNPADAPVMTLAMTSDTSSLRAMSDLADTMMAQRLAQISGVGRVSILGGLKPAVRVQADLARLAAYGISMEDLRTAIAGANVSGPKGSLDGAQQAYTIAANDQITAADAYRPIIIAYRNSSPVTIGDVAQIIDGLENEKTGAWYQGKPAVVIEIQRQPGANVIDVVRQIREEIPKLQKAVPAGVDLTVVSDRTVTIRASVRDVQFTLVLSVVLVTLVVLIFLRSLRATLIAGVALPLSLITSFGVMYFAGFSLDNLSLMALTIGTGFVVDDAIVMIENIVRHMENGESVMEASLKGASEIGFTVISLTVSLIAVFIPLLFMSGLVGRMFREFALTLTIAVVTSAVVSLTLTPMMCSRLLKMHHEEFQVPGLATLSGWIDRMVAFYHRTLLWVLRHQRATLVVTFLTIIATLALYVFVPKGFLPLQDTASITAITEAGPEVSFTDMKLRQTQVADAIKADPDIVGVVSVVGAGSVNPTTNVGRLVLTLKPRGERKTDISVVVDRLKQRVAAIPGMTVYFQAVQDIQISTRASRSQYQYTLTATDSAAVVEWSNKLIQEMRRDPMFRDVSSDGQEGGLRAIVNIDRQRAGQLGVSVQAVNDTLNDAFSQRQISTIFGQANQYRVVLEALPEYQRDPSVLSKLYVPGAAGATGSPNAQVPIEAVASIVRTTAPLSISHQSQFPAVSLSFNLAPGEALGNAVAKVAEIEARIGMPGNIVGLYTGDAAEFSKSLSGQPWLILAALVTIYIVLGVLYESYIHPITILSTLPSAGVGAILALMLCGQDLSVIGLIGIILLMGIVKKNAIMMIDFALEAERHQGMSAYDAIVQACLLRFRPIMMTTLAALFGALPLALESGTGSELRFPLGVSIIGGLIVSQILTLYTTPVIYLALDRINRRIEAAVPPDESGKPSPPIAGATEGIQ is encoded by the coding sequence ATGAGCGTCTCTGAGCCATTCATCCACCGGCCGATCGCGACGTCGCTGCTCGGCGTCGCGCTGCTGATCGGCGGCGCGCTCGGATATTGGTTCTTGCCGGTGTCGGCCTTGCCGCAGGTCGATTTTCCGACCGTGCAGGTCACGACGCAACTGCCCGGCGCCAGCCCCGATGTCGCGGCGTCTCTCGTCACCGCGCCGCTGGAACGCCAGCTCGGACAAATTCCGTCGCTGGTGTCGATGAACTCGGTGAGTTCGTTCGGCGTCAGCCAGATTTCATTGCAGTTCGATCTCAACCGCGACATCGACGGCGCGACACAGGATGTGCAGGCCGCCATCAACGCCGCTGCGGGGGTGCTGCCGAAAAACCTGCCGTATCCGCCGACCTACGCCAAGGTCAATCCAGCCGACGCGCCGGTGATGACGCTGGCGATGACCTCGGACACTTCGTCGCTGCGCGCCATGAGCGATCTCGCCGACACCATGATGGCGCAGCGGCTGGCGCAGATTTCCGGCGTCGGCCGAGTCTCCATTCTGGGCGGCTTGAAACCCGCCGTGCGCGTGCAAGCCGATCTGGCCCGGCTCGCGGCCTACGGCATTTCGATGGAAGACCTGCGCACGGCGATTGCCGGCGCCAACGTATCGGGGCCGAAGGGGTCGCTCGACGGCGCGCAACAGGCCTACACCATCGCCGCCAACGACCAGATCACCGCCGCCGACGCCTACAGGCCGATCATCATCGCCTATCGCAACAGTTCGCCGGTCACCATCGGCGACGTAGCCCAGATCATCGACGGTCTGGAGAACGAGAAGACCGGGGCCTGGTATCAGGGCAAACCCGCCGTGGTCATCGAGATCCAGCGCCAGCCCGGCGCCAACGTCATCGACGTGGTGCGGCAGATCCGCGAGGAAATTCCCAAGCTGCAAAAAGCCGTTCCGGCCGGCGTCGACCTGACCGTTGTCAGCGACCGCACCGTGACCATCCGCGCCTCGGTCCGCGACGTGCAGTTCACGCTGGTGCTCAGCGTCGTGCTGGTGACGCTGGTGGTGCTGATTTTCCTGCGCTCGCTGCGCGCCACCCTGATCGCGGGCGTGGCGCTGCCGCTGTCGCTGATCACCTCGTTCGGGGTCATGTATTTCGCCGGCTTCAGCCTCGACAACCTCTCGCTGATGGCGCTGACCATCGGCACCGGCTTCGTGGTCGACGATGCGATCGTGATGATCGAGAACATCGTCCGCCATATGGAGAACGGCGAGAGCGTCATGGAGGCGTCGCTGAAGGGCGCCAGCGAAATCGGCTTCACCGTGATCTCGCTGACGGTCTCGCTGATCGCGGTGTTCATTCCGCTGCTGTTCATGTCCGGCCTCGTCGGCCGCATGTTCCGGGAGTTCGCGCTGACGCTCACCATCGCCGTGGTCACATCCGCGGTGGTGTCGCTGACCCTGACGCCGATGATGTGCTCGCGGCTCTTGAAGATGCACCACGAGGAATTCCAGGTGCCCGGTCTCGCCACGCTCTCGGGCTGGATCGACCGCATGGTCGCGTTCTATCACCGCACGCTGCTCTGGGTGCTGCGGCATCAGCGCGCCACGCTGGTGGTGACGTTCCTCACCATCATCGCCACCCTCGCGCTCTATGTGTTCGTACCGAAGGGCTTCCTGCCGCTGCAGGATACGGCGTCGATCACCGCCATCACCGAAGCCGGACCGGAAGTGTCTTTCACCGACATGAAGCTGCGGCAGACCCAGGTCGCCGACGCGATCAAGGCCGATCCCGACATCGTCGGCGTAGTCTCGGTGGTCGGCGCGGGCTCGGTCAACCCGACCACCAATGTCGGCCGTCTCGTCCTGACCCTGAAGCCGCGCGGCGAGCGCAAGACCGATATTTCTGTGGTGGTGGATCGCCTCAAGCAGCGCGTGGCGGCCATCCCCGGCATGACGGTTTACTTTCAGGCCGTGCAGGACATTCAGATCAGCACCCGCGCCAGCCGGTCGCAGTACCAGTACACGCTGACTGCGACCGATTCCGCCGCCGTCGTCGAATGGTCGAACAAGCTGATCCAGGAGATGCGCCGCGACCCGATGTTCCGCGACGTCTCGTCGGACGGGCAGGAGGGCGGTCTTCGCGCCATCGTCAATATCGACCGTCAGCGTGCGGGCCAGCTCGGCGTCTCGGTGCAGGCGGTCAACGACACGCTGAACGACGCCTTCAGCCAGCGGCAGATTTCGACGATCTTCGGACAGGCCAACCAGTATCGTGTCGTGCTCGAAGCGCTGCCGGAATATCAGCGCGATCCGTCGGTGCTGTCGAAACTGTATGTGCCGGGCGCGGCCGGCGCGACCGGATCGCCCAACGCGCAGGTGCCGATCGAGGCCGTCGCCAGCATCGTGCGGACCACCGCGCCGCTGTCGATTTCGCACCAGTCGCAGTTCCCGGCGGTGTCGCTGTCGTTCAATCTCGCGCCGGGCGAGGCGCTCGGCAACGCGGTCGCGAAGGTCGCGGAGATCGAGGCGCGCATCGGCATGCCGGGCAACATCGTGGGCCTCTATACGGGCGACGCCGCCGAGTTCTCCAAGTCACTGTCGGGCCAGCCGTGGCTGATCCTCGCCGCGCTGGTGACGATCTATATCGTGCTCGGCGTGCTGTACGAGAGCTACATTCACCCGATCACCATTCTCTCGACGCTGCCCTCCGCCGGCGTCGGCGCGATCCTCGCGCTGATGCTGTGCGGGCAGGATCTGTCGGTGATCGGCCTGATCGGCATTATTCTCCTGATGGGTATCGTCAAGAAGAACGCTATCATGATGATCGACTTCGCGCTGGAAGCGGAGCGGCATCAGGGCATGTCGGCCTACGACGCCATCGTGCAGGCGTGCCTGCTGCGCTTCCGCCCCATTATGATGACGACACTGGCGGCGCTGTTCGGCGCGCTGCCGCTGGCGCTTGAAAGCGGCACCGGCTCCGAACTGCGGTTTCCACTCGGTGTCTCGATTATCGGCGGCCTGATCGTGTCGCAAATCCTCACGCTCTACACCACGCCGGTCATCTATCTTGCGCTGGACCGGATCAATCGCCGGATCGAAGCCGCGGTGCCGCCTGACGAGTCCGGCAAGCCGTCGCCGCCGATCGCGGGAGCGACCGAGGGCATCCAGTAA
- a CDS encoding efflux RND transporter permease subunit: MASLSEPFIRRPVGTTLLAIGLFLVGAVAYNFLPVASIPSVDFPSIRVSASRPGADPTIMASTVAAPLERRLGEIAGIDQITSTSSLGTTSISLQFAIGRNIDKAARDVQAAINASLSDLPTDLPTLPNFRKANPAASPVLIIALTSKTMLSSAIYDVADTVIAQRISQVPGVGEVTVSGADQPAVRVQLNPGALSTAGIASDDVRTAIVNANAIGPVGAFNGPVLGETLATNPQMRTAAQFRDIVIKSANGNFVKLSDVANVVDATRNSRSVAWFNKQPAVLILITKQQDANVIDTVDRVKALLPELKQWIPGGVEISILSDRTGTIRANVEDMEWTLGATAFLVMLVVFVFVRRLTPTIAAGISVPLALAGTCAAMWVAGFSINNLSLMALAVSVGFVVDDAIVMIENMYRNLEDGMKPYQAALLGAKQIGFTVLSISISLVAAFTPLIFMDGIVGRLFREFSLTLTFAILVSMVVSLTVTPMICAHYIKTTVSPDATWFDRLIEGSLSRIVRFYERTLHIVLRFPFLTMVVFVATIALTVTLYIKTPKGYFPTDDSGLVIGSTRASPDVSFQAMLGLQQRIADIVMADPAVAGVGSSLGGSGGPGGGGANRGTMFISLKELEERGGLTTTQVIDRLRRNLGQVPGIRLFMFAAQDLRAGGRQSDSNYQYTLISSDLDLLAKWAPIVAKKFESVEGITDVSSDRDAAGLALNLSIDRKTAASLGVQVQDIDNALNNAFSQRQISIIYTQRNQYQIVLEVDPRLQGDPSALDKIYVAGAGDAQVPLSAVVHMERGLSPLSVYHQASYPSNTISFNVPDGVPLQTATNNIQQAIEELHMPEGIRGEFAGNAADSQKTANKQPLLILGALIAVYIVLGVLYESLAHPLTIISTLPSAGLGALLALQLTNTPLTVIAFIGIILLIGIVKKNGIMIVDFALEGERQRGLSSEGAIFEACLARFRPILMTTMAALLAAVPLVLATGPGTELRRPLGITIIGGLIVSQILTLYTTPVIYLLIDRLRGRQRPVPVTSATPAE, encoded by the coding sequence ATGGCCTCGCTCTCCGAACCATTCATCCGCAGGCCGGTCGGCACCACGCTGCTGGCGATCGGACTGTTTCTGGTCGGAGCCGTCGCCTACAACTTTCTTCCTGTCGCCAGCATCCCGTCGGTCGATTTCCCGTCGATCCGGGTTTCGGCCTCGCGGCCCGGCGCCGATCCGACCATCATGGCGTCCACGGTCGCGGCACCCCTGGAGCGGCGGCTCGGCGAAATCGCCGGCATCGACCAGATCACCTCGACCAGTTCGCTGGGCACCACCAGCATCTCGCTGCAATTCGCCATCGGCCGCAACATCGACAAGGCGGCGCGCGACGTGCAGGCCGCGATCAACGCCTCGCTGTCGGACCTTCCGACCGACCTGCCGACGCTGCCGAATTTCCGGAAGGCCAATCCGGCGGCCTCGCCGGTGCTGATCATCGCGCTGACCTCGAAAACCATGCTGTCGAGCGCGATCTATGACGTCGCCGACACCGTCATCGCCCAGCGCATTTCGCAGGTGCCGGGTGTCGGCGAAGTGACGGTGAGCGGCGCGGACCAGCCGGCCGTGCGCGTCCAGCTTAACCCCGGCGCGCTCTCGACCGCGGGCATCGCCAGCGACGACGTGCGCACTGCGATCGTCAACGCCAACGCCATCGGCCCGGTCGGCGCGTTCAACGGCCCGGTGCTCGGCGAGACTCTCGCCACCAATCCGCAGATGCGGACCGCGGCGCAGTTCCGCGACATCGTCATCAAGAGCGCCAACGGCAATTTCGTGAAGCTGTCGGATGTCGCCAATGTCGTCGACGCCACCCGCAACAGCCGCTCCGTAGCGTGGTTCAACAAGCAGCCCGCGGTGCTGATCCTGATCACCAAGCAGCAGGACGCCAACGTGATCGACACGGTGGATCGGGTGAAGGCGCTGCTGCCCGAGCTCAAGCAGTGGATTCCTGGCGGGGTGGAGATTTCCATTCTGTCGGATCGCACCGGCACCATCCGCGCCAATGTCGAGGACATGGAATGGACGCTGGGCGCGACCGCGTTTCTGGTGATGCTGGTGGTGTTCGTGTTCGTGCGGCGGCTGACGCCGACCATCGCGGCGGGCATTTCCGTGCCGCTGGCGCTGGCCGGAACGTGTGCTGCGATGTGGGTCGCGGGATTTTCGATCAATAATCTGTCGCTGATGGCGCTCGCGGTGTCGGTCGGCTTCGTGGTCGACGACGCCATCGTCATGATCGAGAACATGTACCGCAATCTCGAAGACGGCATGAAGCCGTATCAGGCGGCTTTACTCGGCGCCAAGCAGATCGGCTTCACCGTGCTGTCCATCAGTATTTCTTTGGTGGCGGCGTTCACGCCGCTGATCTTCATGGACGGCATCGTCGGACGGCTGTTTCGCGAATTCTCGCTGACGCTGACCTTCGCTATCCTGGTGTCGATGGTGGTGTCGCTGACCGTGACGCCGATGATCTGCGCGCACTACATCAAGACCACGGTTTCGCCGGACGCGACGTGGTTCGACCGGCTGATCGAAGGCAGCCTGTCCCGGATCGTCAGATTCTACGAACGCACGCTGCACATCGTGCTTCGCTTCCCGTTCCTGACCATGGTGGTGTTCGTCGCCACCATCGCGCTGACCGTCACGCTGTATATCAAGACGCCGAAAGGATATTTTCCGACCGACGACAGCGGTCTGGTGATCGGCTCGACCCGCGCATCGCCCGACGTCTCGTTTCAGGCCATGCTCGGCCTGCAGCAGCGGATCGCCGACATCGTGATGGCCGATCCGGCGGTGGCGGGCGTCGGATCGAGCCTCGGCGGCAGCGGCGGGCCGGGCGGGGGCGGGGCCAACCGCGGCACCATGTTCATCAGCCTGAAGGAGCTTGAAGAGCGCGGCGGTCTGACCACCACGCAGGTCATCGACCGGCTGCGGCGCAATCTCGGGCAGGTGCCCGGCATCCGGCTGTTCATGTTTGCCGCGCAGGATTTGCGCGCGGGCGGCCGCCAGAGCGACTCCAACTATCAATACACGCTGATCAGTTCCGATCTGGATTTGCTGGCGAAGTGGGCGCCGATCGTGGCGAAGAAATTCGAAAGCGTCGAAGGCATCACCGACGTCTCCAGCGACCGCGACGCCGCGGGCCTCGCGCTGAACCTGTCGATCGACCGCAAGACCGCCGCAAGCCTCGGCGTCCAGGTTCAGGACATCGACAACGCGCTGAACAATGCCTTCTCGCAGCGCCAGATTTCGATCATCTACACCCAGCGGAACCAGTACCAGATCGTGCTGGAAGTCGATCCGCGATTGCAGGGCGACCCATCGGCGCTGGACAAGATTTATGTCGCGGGCGCCGGCGATGCGCAGGTGCCGCTGTCGGCGGTGGTGCATATGGAGCGGGGGCTGTCGCCGCTGTCCGTCTACCATCAGGCGTCGTATCCCTCGAACACCATTTCGTTCAACGTGCCCGACGGCGTGCCGCTGCAGACCGCAACGAACAACATCCAGCAGGCGATTGAAGAACTTCACATGCCGGAAGGCATTCGCGGCGAGTTTGCCGGCAATGCCGCCGACAGCCAGAAGACCGCCAACAAGCAGCCGCTCTTGATCCTCGGCGCGCTGATCGCGGTCTATATCGTGCTCGGCGTGCTGTATGAGAGCCTCGCCCATCCGCTGACGATCATCTCCACCTTGCCGTCGGCGGGGCTCGGCGCGCTGCTCGCCTTGCAATTGACCAACACGCCGCTGACGGTGATCGCCTTCATCGGCATCATTCTGCTGATCGGAATCGTGAAGAAGAACGGAATCATGATCGTCGATTTCGCGCTGGAGGGCGAACGGCAGCGCGGACTGTCGTCGGAGGGCGCGATCTTCGAGGCCTGCCTCGCGCGGTTCCGGCCGATCCTGATGACGACCATGGCAGCGTTGCTGGCCGCAGTCCCGCTGGTGCTGGCGACCGGGCCGGGCACCGAGTTGCGCAGGCCGCTCGGTATCACCATCATCGGCGGGCTGATCGTGTCGCAGATCCTGACGCTCTACACGACGCCGGTGATCTATCTGCTAATCGACCGGCTGCGCGGCCGACAGCGGCCGGTGCCGGTCACGAGCGCCACTCCGGCGGAATAG
- a CDS encoding ABC transporter ATP-binding protein/permease: protein MNKPPIQEVTSETGAPVEAPPPEILEADPAISPEEAEQIRRDYLLTRFAISARGFWGKGGGRLAWVLTLSLLALIVLQITFQYGINVWNRAIFDAIEKKDAARVFYLTGVFFPLAIGSVVLGVTQVFTRMSIQRRWRAWLTNSVVSRWLTNGRYYQLNLVSGDHQNPEYRIAEDLRVATDAPVDFAAGVTQAFLSAATFIVVLWTIGGAMTLSVGSATVTIPGFLVVAAVIYAAVASGSMIVIGRHFVSVSEAKNQAEAEYRYTLTRVRENGESIALLGGEEEERSGIDKSFTGVLRQWARLCGQHMRTTIVSQGSNLIAPVIPILLCAPKFLEGSMSLGQVMQAASAFTIVQHAFGWLVDNYPRLAEWNAGARRIASLMMSLDGLERAESGDGVNRIKRGETEGNAMLRLNDLSVTLDDGTAVVGQSEILIEPGERVLVSGESGTGKSTLVRAIAGLWPWGGGSVDFHADRRMFMLPQKPYIPSGTLRRAVAYPGAAEDWTMEQMGDVLDKVGLAHLKEKIEEDSPWDQTLSGGEKQRLAFARLLLHRPDIIVLDEATSALDAKGQDNMMGLLNEELKDATIISVAHRPELEAFHSRKITLERRKGGAKLVSDVELIPRSGRRLLLGRWLRGRTVHPPTRAA from the coding sequence ATGAATAAACCGCCAATTCAAGAAGTTACCTCTGAAACCGGAGCACCGGTGGAAGCACCTCCGCCGGAAATCCTGGAGGCCGATCCGGCGATTTCACCCGAGGAAGCCGAGCAGATCAGGCGCGATTACCTGCTGACCCGGTTCGCGATCAGCGCCCGGGGCTTCTGGGGCAAGGGCGGCGGCCGTCTGGCGTGGGTTTTGACCCTCAGTCTGCTTGCTCTGATCGTCCTGCAGATCACCTTTCAGTACGGAATTAATGTCTGGAACAGGGCAATCTTCGACGCCATCGAGAAGAAGGACGCCGCCAGGGTTTTCTACCTGACTGGCGTGTTCTTTCCGCTGGCGATCGGAAGCGTGGTGCTCGGCGTGACGCAGGTCTTCACGCGGATGAGCATCCAGCGCCGCTGGCGGGCATGGCTAACGAATTCGGTCGTGTCGCGCTGGCTGACCAACGGCCGCTACTATCAGCTCAATCTCGTCAGCGGCGACCACCAGAACCCGGAATATCGCATTGCTGAGGATCTGCGGGTGGCTACCGACGCGCCGGTCGATTTTGCGGCGGGCGTAACGCAGGCCTTTCTGTCGGCGGCGACGTTCATCGTCGTGCTGTGGACGATCGGCGGCGCGATGACGCTGTCCGTTGGCAGCGCGACCGTGACCATTCCCGGCTTTCTCGTCGTCGCGGCCGTGATCTACGCGGCCGTCGCGAGCGGCTCGATGATCGTCATCGGTCGCCATTTCGTGTCGGTGTCCGAAGCCAAGAACCAGGCGGAGGCCGAGTACCGCTACACGCTGACGCGCGTGCGCGAGAACGGCGAAAGCATCGCCTTGCTCGGTGGCGAGGAAGAAGAACGCTCCGGCATCGACAAATCTTTTACCGGCGTGTTGCGGCAATGGGCGCGGTTGTGCGGCCAGCACATGCGCACCACCATCGTCTCGCAGGGATCGAACCTGATCGCGCCGGTGATCCCGATCCTGCTTTGCGCGCCGAAGTTTCTCGAAGGCAGCATGTCGCTCGGGCAGGTCATGCAGGCGGCGTCGGCCTTCACGATCGTCCAGCATGCATTCGGCTGGCTGGTGGACAACTATCCGCGCCTGGCGGAATGGAACGCCGGCGCGCGCCGCATCGCTTCGCTCATGATGTCGCTCGACGGCCTGGAGCGGGCGGAATCCGGAGACGGAGTAAATCGCATCAAGCGCGGTGAGACCGAAGGCAATGCGATGCTGCGGCTCAACGATCTGTCGGTGACGCTGGACGACGGCACCGCCGTTGTCGGCCAATCGGAAATCCTGATCGAACCCGGCGAGCGGGTGCTGGTGTCCGGCGAGTCCGGCACGGGCAAGAGCACGCTGGTGCGCGCGATTGCGGGACTTTGGCCATGGGGCGGCGGCAGTGTCGATTTTCATGCCGACCGCCGCATGTTCATGCTGCCGCAGAAGCCCTACATCCCGTCGGGAACGCTGCGGCGCGCGGTTGCCTATCCCGGTGCGGCGGAAGACTGGACCATGGAGCAGATGGGCGACGTGCTGGACAAGGTGGGTCTTGCCCATCTCAAGGAGAAAATCGAGGAAGATTCGCCCTGGGATCAGACATTGTCGGGCGGAGAGAAGCAGCGGCTCGCGTTTGCGCGGCTGCTGCTGCATCGGCCCGACATCATCGTTCTCGACGAGGCCACGTCCGCGCTCGATGCCAAGGGGCAGGACAACATGATGGGGCTACTCAACGAGGAACTGAAGGATGCGACCATCATCAGCGTCGCCCATCGCCCGGAGCTGGAAGCGTTTCACTCACGCAAGATTACCCTTGAGCGCCGCAAGGGTGGTGCCAAGCTGGTGAGCGATGTCGAACTGATCCCGCGCAGCGGCCGCCGGCTTCTGCTGGGCCGCTGGCTGCGTGGACGCACCGTCCATCCGCCGACACGGGCGGCCTGA
- a CDS encoding tRNA-uridine aminocarboxypropyltransferase encodes MSKSAKTVAADTAEEIEECPHCGKPLPLCICDSIEPINNKIELLILQHPQEQDRALGTARLTAQHFKKATLKIGLSWPSLSKALGRSVDPQDWAILYLGSAKVADLATERDVVAIDRKGEIEDNQRSILKDIEGIVLLDGTWSQAKALWWRNAWMLKCRRIILGPARPSLYGKLRKEPRSDGLSTIEAAGLVLSRLEGRPEIETTLNATFQRMLSQYKAVQTTMPELAPKPKKRDYRRPENRRGKKSSAKTHA; translated from the coding sequence ATGTCCAAATCCGCCAAAACTGTTGCCGCCGATACCGCTGAAGAGATCGAGGAATGCCCTCATTGCGGCAAGCCGCTGCCGCTGTGCATCTGCGACAGCATTGAGCCCATCAACAACAAGATCGAACTCTTGATCCTGCAGCATCCGCAGGAGCAGGACAGGGCGCTCGGCACGGCGCGGCTGACGGCGCAGCATTTCAAGAAAGCCACCCTCAAGATCGGGCTGTCATGGCCGAGCCTGTCCAAGGCGCTCGGGCGCAGCGTCGATCCGCAGGACTGGGCGATCCTTTATCTTGGCTCGGCCAAGGTCGCCGACCTCGCCACCGAACGCGACGTCGTCGCCATCGATCGCAAGGGCGAGATCGAGGACAACCAGCGCTCGATCCTGAAAGACATCGAAGGCATCGTGCTGCTCGACGGCACGTGGAGCCAGGCCAAGGCGCTGTGGTGGCGCAATGCGTGGATGCTGAAATGCCGCCGCATCATTCTCGGCCCCGCGCGTCCGTCGCTTTATGGCAAGCTGCGCAAGGAGCCGCGCAGCGATGGCCTCTCGACCATCGAGGCGGCCGGACTGGTGCTCTCCCGGCTCGAAGGCCGTCCCGAGATAGAGACAACGCTGAACGCAACCTTCCAGCGCATGCTTTCTCAGTACAAGGCCGTGCAGACTACCATGCCGGAACTGGCTCCGAAGCCGAAGAAGCGCGACTACCGGCGTCCGGAAAACCGGCGCGGCAAGAAATCATCGGCGAAAACACACGCGTGA
- a CDS encoding outer membrane beta-barrel protein — protein MNLRLIALALLATTTAAAAADLPARTYKTPVVSPAYNWSGFYVGAMGGYAWSDEVTVGITGIGTVTGTSDALKGGFGGGTIGYNWQAPGSQFVFGLEADAAGAGIQYSEAAPGVAVSTKIQAFGTVTGRAGFALSNALIYGKAGYAWASNKVDATILGLSASDSQFHSGWAAGGGVEYGFAPNWSAKVEYLYADLGTQTYFGGLELGTTLHTVKGGINYRFGY, from the coding sequence ATGAATTTAAGGCTTATTGCGCTGGCACTTCTTGCAACCACCACGGCCGCCGCGGCAGCGGATCTGCCAGCCCGCACCTACAAGACGCCGGTGGTTTCGCCCGCTTATAACTGGTCCGGCTTCTATGTCGGCGCGATGGGCGGCTACGCATGGTCGGACGAAGTCACGGTCGGCATTACCGGGATCGGTACGGTGACCGGGACCTCGGATGCCTTGAAGGGTGGTTTCGGCGGCGGCACCATCGGCTACAACTGGCAGGCGCCCGGCAGCCAGTTCGTGTTCGGCCTCGAGGCCGACGCAGCGGGCGCCGGAATCCAGTATTCCGAAGCCGCACCGGGCGTCGCCGTCAGCACCAAGATTCAGGCCTTCGGCACGGTGACCGGCCGCGCCGGCTTCGCGCTCAGCAACGCGCTGATTTACGGCAAGGCCGGCTATGCGTGGGCCAGCAACAAGGTGGATGCGACCATCCTCGGCCTCTCGGCGTCGGACAGCCAGTTTCACTCCGGCTGGGCGGCAGGCGGCGGAGTTGAATATGGCTTCGCGCCCAACTGGTCCGCGAAGGTCGAATATCTCTATGCCGATCTCGGCACCCAGACCTATTTCGGCGGCCTTGAACTCGGCACCACGCTTCACACCGTGAAGGGCGGCATCAACTATCGCTTCGGTTACTGA